Sequence from the Streptomyces sp. R33 genome:
GAGCAGGGGGCGTCTCATGCCGCTTGGGTCGTCTCTGGGCCGTCAGACGCGGTACCGGGTCCCTTGAGGACCGTGAGGACCTTGCGAGCCGTGCACCGGCACTCGCGGACCGTGCCCGCGCGACCGACGACCCGATGGAGATCCATCGACTCTCGCAGGAGGGCGGCGCGGCCCTGCTAGCCGAAGTGGAGGCAGCGCTGAGCGCGCGTGCGTGAGTACCTCGCGATCAAGGCATCGGAGGAACGGTCGATGCAGTGGTCGGGCGTCCGGTCCTTCGGCCCGACCTCATGAAGCCCGTTCCGTACCCGTTGCTCGCCGTCGCCGGGACTTTGGGCATCGAGCCTGCCGCCCTGGTGCTCATCGGCGACTCGACCACGGACGTCGAGGCGGCCCGGGCCGCAGGCGTCCGAAGCATCGGCTTCGCGAGACAAGCCTCGGAAGCTGGCCACCCCTGCCGATGCCGGCGCGGACGTCGTCGTGGTCGGCATGGATTCCGTTGCGGACGCGCTCGCTTCGGCGGGCGTCGTGCAGCGGCGGGCATAGCCCCCACCTGCACAAAGGCGGACCGTGCGGTCCGAGGCTGGGCCGTCCCTGGGCCGTCAGAGGTGGTCCAAGGACAGCCGCCGACGGCCAACGACGACCAGGATCGTGCGGGGCCCTGACTCTGGACCCCAGGTCAGGGCCCCCGGACCATACGCGTTTCCCCCGAGGTATGGACGCCTGGCAAGATGGGGTGTATCTGCCCACCCATCGATCTGCCGGACGGTTTCTCTTGGCTGAGTTCATCTACACCATGCGCAAGACGCGCAAGGCGCACGGCGACAAGGTGATTCTTGATGACGTCTCCTTGAACTTCCTGCCCGGCGCGAAGATCGGTGTGGTCGGCCCGAACGGTGCCGGTAAGTCCACCGTTCTGAAGATCATGGCTGGCCTGGAGCAGCCGTCCAACGGTGACGCGTTCCTGTCGCCCGGCTTCTCCGTCGGCATCCTCATGCAGGAGCCCAAGCTCGACGAGTCGAAGACGGTCCTGGAGAACGTCCAGGACGGCGCCGCCGACATCATGAAGAAGCTCAAGCGCTTCAACGAGGTCGCCGAGCTCATGGCGACCGACTACACCGACGCCCTCATGGACGAGATGGGCAAGCTCCAGGAGGACCTGGACCACGCCAACGCGTGGGACCTGGACGCCCAGCTCGAGCAGGCCATGGACGCCCTGGGCTGCCCGCCCGGCGACTGGCCGGTCACCACCCTCTCCGGTGGCGAGAAGCGCCGCGTGGCGCTCTGCAAGCTGCTGATCGAGGCCCCGGACCTGCTCCTCCTCGACGAGCCCACCAACCACCTCGACGCCGAGTCGGTGAACTGGCTGGAGCAGCACCTCTCCAAGTACGCGGGTGCCGTCGTCGCCGTCACCCACGACCGCTACTTCCTGAACAACGTCGCCGAGTGGATCCTCGAACTCGACCGCGGCCGCGCGCACCCCTACGAGGGCAACTACTCCACCTACCTGGAGAAGAAGGCCGCCCGCCTCAAGGTCGAGGGCCGCAAGGACGAGAAGCGCCAGAAGCGCCTCAAGGAAGAGCTGGAGTGGGTCCGCTCCAACGCCAAGGGCCGCCAGACCAAGTCCAAGGCCCGTCTCGCCCGCTACGAGGAGATGGCGGCCGAGGCGGACAAGATGCGGAAGCTGGACTTCGAGGAGATCCAGATCCCGCCGGGCCCGCGTCTGGGCTCGATCGTGGTCGAGGTCAACAACCTCTCCAAGGCGTTCGGCGACAAGGTCCTCATCGACGACCTGTCGTTCACGCTGCCGCGCAACGGCATCGTCGGCATCATCGGCCCGAACGGCGCCGGCAAGACCACGCTCTTCAAGATGATCCAGGGCCTGGAGGCGCCGGACTCCGGCTCCGTCAAGGTCGGCGACACCGTCAAGATCAGCTACGTCGACCAGTCCCGCGCCAACATCGACCCCAAGAAGACCCTCTGGGCGGTCGTGTCGGACGAGCTGGACTACATCAACGTCGGCCAGGTCGAGATGCCGTCCCGCGCGTACGTCAGCGCCTTCGGCTTCAAGGGCCCGGACCAGCAGAAGCCGGCCGGCGTCCTGTCCGGTGGTGAGCGCAACCGCCTCAACCTGGCGCTGACCCTCAAGGAGGGCGGCAACCTGCTGCTCCTCGACGAGCCCACCAACGACCTCGACGTCGAGACCCTGTCCTCGCTCGAGAACGCGCTGCTGGAGTTCCCCGGTGCGGCCGTGGTCATCTCCCACGACCGCTGGTTCCTCGACCGAGTCGCCACCCACATCCTGGCGTACGAGGGCGAGTCCAAGTGGTACTGGTTCGAGGGCAACTTCGAGTCGTACGAGAAGAACAAGATCGAGCGCCTCGGCCCGGACGCGGCCCGTCCGCACCGTGCCACCTACAAGAAGCTCACTCGAGGCTGAGGCTGACGAAGCAATGGCCAGACATCTCTACCGGTGCCCTTTGCGCTGGTCGGACATGGATGCCTTCGGGCACGTCAACAACGTCGTCTTCATCCGCTATCTGGAGGAGGCGCGGATCGACTTCATGTTCCGGCTGGCGCCCGGGGAGGGCAGTGACTCCTTCACGGGCGGCTCCGTCGTGGCCCGCCACGAGATCGACTACAAGCTGCCCCTCGTGCACCGTCACGAGCCGGTCCTCATCGAGTCCTGGGTGACCCGGATCGGCGCCGCGTCCCTGACCATCGGCTACGAGGTCAAGGACGAGGCGACCGAGGACGCACCCGAGACGGTGTACGTGCGCGCCGAGACGGTGGTCGTGCCGTACAACCTCGCCGAGGGGCGGCCGCGCCGCATCACGGCCGAAGAGAGGCACTTCCTCGAGAAGTACCTGGACGAGCCGGCCACGCCGGCCGGAAAGTCCAAGGTCAAGGCCAAGGCTGCCGAAGGGCGCCTGGCGGCATGACCGAGCAGCTGCGCTTCGCCGATTCCGGGGAGGCGGCGGACCTCGCCGCCTTCCTGGGCCGGCTGGTGCACTACGACCGCGCCGCCGCGGTCCGCCTGCAGGCGCAGGCGGGCGGCGGCGCGCTCGCCGTCTTCGGACGGCCGGCTTCCTTCGAGGTGCTGGCCATCCGCACGGTGCGGCTCGCCGTGCCCGTCTCCGGGCCGCTGGACGTGACGGTGTCCGCCGGCGAGCTGCTGGAATCCGTCGACGAGGCCACCGCGAGCGCCGCCGCTCCCGGGCCGGTCACCGGCCCGCCGTGGACCGGGGTGCTCCCGCCCCGCGGCGGCTGGCGGCAGCTGTCCGGGCTGCCCGGTCCCGAGGAGATCCGGGCCGCCGTGGCGGCCTCGGTCGCCGAGTTCCGGGCCCGTGACGAGGCCCTGCCCCC
This genomic interval carries:
- the ettA gene encoding energy-dependent translational throttle protein EttA produces the protein MAEFIYTMRKTRKAHGDKVILDDVSLNFLPGAKIGVVGPNGAGKSTVLKIMAGLEQPSNGDAFLSPGFSVGILMQEPKLDESKTVLENVQDGAADIMKKLKRFNEVAELMATDYTDALMDEMGKLQEDLDHANAWDLDAQLEQAMDALGCPPGDWPVTTLSGGEKRRVALCKLLIEAPDLLLLDEPTNHLDAESVNWLEQHLSKYAGAVVAVTHDRYFLNNVAEWILELDRGRAHPYEGNYSTYLEKKAARLKVEGRKDEKRQKRLKEELEWVRSNAKGRQTKSKARLARYEEMAAEADKMRKLDFEEIQIPPGPRLGSIVVEVNNLSKAFGDKVLIDDLSFTLPRNGIVGIIGPNGAGKTTLFKMIQGLEAPDSGSVKVGDTVKISYVDQSRANIDPKKTLWAVVSDELDYINVGQVEMPSRAYVSAFGFKGPDQQKPAGVLSGGERNRLNLALTLKEGGNLLLLDEPTNDLDVETLSSLENALLEFPGAAVVISHDRWFLDRVATHILAYEGESKWYWFEGNFESYEKNKIERLGPDAARPHRATYKKLTRG
- a CDS encoding HAD hydrolase-like protein, yielding MGGTVDAVVGRPVLRPDLMKPVPYPLLAVAGTLGIEPAALVLIGDSTTDVEAARAAGVRSIGFARQASEAGHPCRCRRGRRRGRHGFRCGRARFGGRRAAAGIAPTCTKADRAVRGWAVPGPSEVVQGQPPTANDDQDRAGP
- a CDS encoding thioesterase family protein, producing the protein MARHLYRCPLRWSDMDAFGHVNNVVFIRYLEEARIDFMFRLAPGEGSDSFTGGSVVARHEIDYKLPLVHRHEPVLIESWVTRIGAASLTIGYEVKDEATEDAPETVYVRAETVVVPYNLAEGRPRRITAEERHFLEKYLDEPATPAGKSKVKAKAAEGRLAA